Proteins encoded by one window of Serratia nevei:
- the nuoF gene encoding NADH-quinone oxidoreductase subunit NuoF, producing the protein MTKHIVRTPETHPLTWRLRDDKQPLWLDEYRSKNGYAGAEKALKGLAPDEIVSLVKDSGLKGRGGAGFSTGLKWSLMPKDESMNIRYLLCNADEMEPGTYKDRLLMEQLPHLLVEGMLISAFALKAYRGYIFLRGEYIEAAAHLRRAIAEATEAGYLGKNILGTGFDFELIVHTGAGRYICGEETALINSLEGRRANPRSKPPFPASAGVWGKPTCVNNVETLCNVPAILANGVEWYTGISGSEDKGTKLMGFSGRVKNPGVWELPFGTTAREILEDYAGGMRDGLRFKAWQPGGAGTDFLTADHLDLPMEYGAIGKAGSRLGTALAMAVDHEIGMVPLVRNLEEFFARESCGWCTPCRDGLPWSVKILRALENGEGQPGDIETLEQLCRSLGPGKTFCAHAPGAVEPLQSAIKYFREEFEAGIAVQHFGNAHAIGGIQPNNLLKQRW; encoded by the coding sequence GGTGCAGAAAAGGCCCTCAAAGGCCTGGCCCCGGACGAGATCGTCAGCCTGGTGAAAGACTCCGGGCTGAAGGGCCGCGGCGGCGCGGGCTTCTCCACCGGTTTGAAGTGGAGCCTGATGCCGAAGGACGAATCCATGAACATCCGTTACCTGCTGTGTAACGCCGATGAAATGGAGCCGGGCACTTATAAAGACCGCCTGCTGATGGAGCAGCTGCCGCACCTGCTGGTGGAAGGCATGCTGATCTCTGCGTTCGCGCTGAAAGCCTACCGTGGGTACATCTTCCTGCGCGGTGAGTACATCGAAGCGGCTGCGCACCTGCGTCGCGCCATCGCGGAAGCCACCGAAGCCGGCTATCTGGGCAAGAACATTCTCGGCACCGGGTTCGATTTCGAGCTGATCGTGCACACCGGCGCCGGCCGTTACATCTGCGGCGAAGAAACCGCGCTGATCAACTCGCTGGAAGGCCGCCGCGCCAACCCGCGTTCCAAGCCGCCATTCCCGGCCAGCGCCGGCGTGTGGGGCAAGCCGACCTGCGTCAACAACGTCGAAACGCTGTGCAACGTGCCGGCCATTTTGGCGAACGGCGTGGAGTGGTACACCGGCATCTCCGGCAGTGAAGACAAAGGCACCAAGCTGATGGGCTTCTCCGGCCGGGTGAAAAATCCGGGCGTCTGGGAGCTGCCGTTCGGCACCACCGCGCGCGAGATCCTGGAAGACTACGCCGGCGGCATGCGCGACGGTCTGCGCTTCAAAGCCTGGCAGCCGGGCGGCGCGGGGACCGACTTCCTGACCGCCGATCACCTCGATCTGCCGATGGAATACGGCGCGATCGGCAAAGCCGGCAGCCGTCTCGGCACCGCGCTGGCGATGGCGGTAGACCACGAGATCGGCATGGTGCCGCTGGTGCGTAACCTGGAAGAGTTCTTCGCCCGCGAGTCCTGCGGCTGGTGTACGCCATGCCGCGACGGCCTGCCGTGGAGCGTGAAGATCCTGCGTGCGTTGGAAAACGGCGAAGGGCAGCCGGGGGATATCGAAACCCTCGAACAGCTGTGCCGTTCCCTCGGCCCGGGCAAAACCTTCTGCGCCCACGCGCCAGGTGCCGTAGAGCCACTGCAAAGCGCGATTAAATATTTCCGTGAAGAGTTCGAGGCGGGCATCGCCGTGCAGCACTTCGGCAACGCCCATGCGATTGGCGGCATTCAGCCGAACAATCTGCTGAAGCAGCGCTGGTAA